Proteins encoded together in one Carya illinoinensis cultivar Pawnee chromosome 3, C.illinoinensisPawnee_v1, whole genome shotgun sequence window:
- the LOC122302573 gene encoding deoxynucleoside triphosphate triphosphohydrolase SAMHD1 homolog isoform X1: protein MGAYCNDNLHPSSMHGFLSSEDLRLYKHVHDNVHGNIYLDPLCLKFIDTQEFQRLRDLKQLGLAHLVYPGAVHSRFEHSLGVYSLASEAVHKLKNYQGLELGIDHFDIQTVKLAGLLHDVGHGPFSHLFEREFLPRVLADHWSHEEMSVKLVDCIVDEHHIDVDPEMIKRVKEMILASSNYSLPKGSREKRFLYDIVANGQNGIDVDKFDYIIRDCRACGLGCNFQFQRLMETMRVMGDEICYRAKEYLTIHKLFATRADLHRTVYTHSKVKAIELMVADALLKANDYLEISSYTQDPSEYWKLDDTIIKTIETAPNQELKESRDLILRIRSRNLYQFCNEYAVPKDRLENFKDVTPQDIVCSQKNGGVILKVEDVAISNVRIDLTRGRHNPLERINFFKDYESDDKFPIPDDRVSHLLPTSYQDMIVRVYSKKPELVGAISEAFENFQLQTYGIKAQVHSTPEKKKQRRL from the exons ATGGGAGCTTATTGCAACGACAACCTCCATCCGTCCTCGATGCACGGCTTCCTTTCCTCCGAAGATCTCAGGCTCTACAAGCACGTCCACGATAACGTCCACGGCAACATTTACCTCGACCCc CTCTGTTTGAAGTTTATTGATACCCAGGAGTTTCAAag GCTTCGTGACCTAAAGCAGCTTG GTCTTGCACACTTGGTTTATCCAGGTGCTGTGCATTCCAGGTTTGAACATTCTCTTGGGGTGTATTCGCTTGCAAGTGAAGCCGTTCACAAGCTTAAAAATTATCAG GGTTTGGAGCTTGGAATTGATCACTTTGATATTCAAACAGTGAAACTTGCAG GGCTTCTGCATGATGTGGGCCATGGGCCTTTCAGTCACTTGTTTGAACGGGAATTTCTTCCTAGGGTTCTTGCTGACCATTG GTCTCATGAGGAAATGTCAGTGAAGTTGGTTGACTGTATTGTTGATGAGCACCATATTGACGTTGACCCTGAAATGATTAAAAGAGTCAAG GAGATGATACTGGCAAGCTCTAACTATTCACTGCCAAAA GGTTCAAGGGAGAAGCGGTTCTTGTATGATATCGTTGCAAATGGCCAAAATGGAATTGATGTGGACAA GTTTGATTATATCATTCGTGACTGCCGAGCATGTGGTCTTGGATGCAACTTTCAGTTTCAGAG GTTAATGGAGACAATGCGAGTAATGGGTGATGAGATTTGCTATCGAGCTAAAGAAT ACCTTACCATCCACAAGTTATTTGCCACTCGAGCAGATCTGCACCGAACAGTTTATACACATTCCAAAGTCAAG gcAATAGAGCTTATGGTGGCAGATGCACTGCTAAAGGCAAATGATTATCTTGAGATTTCATCGTACACTCAAGATCCTTCTGAGTACTGGAAG CTAGATGACACAATAATTAAGACTATCGAGACCGCTCCAAACCAAGAACTAAAGGAATCTAGGGACTTGATCCTGCGTATTCGCAGCAGGAATTTGTACCAG TTTTGCAATGAGTATGCTGTACCAAAGGACAGACTAGAAAATTTCAAAGATGTCACTCCTCAAGATATCGTCTGTTCCCAG AAAAATGGTGGAGTGATACTAAAGGTGGAGGATGTTGCTATTAGCAATGTCAGGATTGATTTGACTCGCGGAAGGCATAATCCTCTAGAGAG AATCAACTTTTTCAAG GATTATGAGAGTGATGATAAGTTCCCCATACCTGATGATCGTGTTAGTCACTTGCTACCTACATCATATCAAGATATGATAGTGAGGGTGTATTCTAAAAAGCCTGAACTG GTGGGGGCAATTTCTGAGGCTTTTGAAAATTTCCAGTTACAGACGTATGGGATTAAAGCACAAGTTCATTCAACAccagagaagaagaaacaacGCCGTCTATAA
- the LOC122302573 gene encoding deoxynucleoside triphosphate triphosphohydrolase SAMHD1 homolog isoform X2: MQLCLKFIDTQEFQRLRDLKQLGLAHLVYPGAVHSRFEHSLGVYSLASEAVHKLKNYQGLELGIDHFDIQTVKLAGLLHDVGHGPFSHLFEREFLPRVLADHWSHEEMSVKLVDCIVDEHHIDVDPEMIKRVKEMILASSNYSLPKGSREKRFLYDIVANGQNGIDVDKFDYIIRDCRACGLGCNFQFQRLMETMRVMGDEICYRAKEYLTIHKLFATRADLHRTVYTHSKVKAIELMVADALLKANDYLEISSYTQDPSEYWKLDDTIIKTIETAPNQELKESRDLILRIRSRNLYQFCNEYAVPKDRLENFKDVTPQDIVCSQKNGGVILKVEDVAISNVRIDLTRGRHNPLERINFFKDYESDDKFPIPDDRVSHLLPTSYQDMIVRVYSKKPELVGAISEAFENFQLQTYGIKAQVHSTPEKKKQRRL, encoded by the exons ATGCAGCTCTGTTTGAAGTTTATTGATACCCAGGAGTTTCAAag GCTTCGTGACCTAAAGCAGCTTG GTCTTGCACACTTGGTTTATCCAGGTGCTGTGCATTCCAGGTTTGAACATTCTCTTGGGGTGTATTCGCTTGCAAGTGAAGCCGTTCACAAGCTTAAAAATTATCAG GGTTTGGAGCTTGGAATTGATCACTTTGATATTCAAACAGTGAAACTTGCAG GGCTTCTGCATGATGTGGGCCATGGGCCTTTCAGTCACTTGTTTGAACGGGAATTTCTTCCTAGGGTTCTTGCTGACCATTG GTCTCATGAGGAAATGTCAGTGAAGTTGGTTGACTGTATTGTTGATGAGCACCATATTGACGTTGACCCTGAAATGATTAAAAGAGTCAAG GAGATGATACTGGCAAGCTCTAACTATTCACTGCCAAAA GGTTCAAGGGAGAAGCGGTTCTTGTATGATATCGTTGCAAATGGCCAAAATGGAATTGATGTGGACAA GTTTGATTATATCATTCGTGACTGCCGAGCATGTGGTCTTGGATGCAACTTTCAGTTTCAGAG GTTAATGGAGACAATGCGAGTAATGGGTGATGAGATTTGCTATCGAGCTAAAGAAT ACCTTACCATCCACAAGTTATTTGCCACTCGAGCAGATCTGCACCGAACAGTTTATACACATTCCAAAGTCAAG gcAATAGAGCTTATGGTGGCAGATGCACTGCTAAAGGCAAATGATTATCTTGAGATTTCATCGTACACTCAAGATCCTTCTGAGTACTGGAAG CTAGATGACACAATAATTAAGACTATCGAGACCGCTCCAAACCAAGAACTAAAGGAATCTAGGGACTTGATCCTGCGTATTCGCAGCAGGAATTTGTACCAG TTTTGCAATGAGTATGCTGTACCAAAGGACAGACTAGAAAATTTCAAAGATGTCACTCCTCAAGATATCGTCTGTTCCCAG AAAAATGGTGGAGTGATACTAAAGGTGGAGGATGTTGCTATTAGCAATGTCAGGATTGATTTGACTCGCGGAAGGCATAATCCTCTAGAGAG AATCAACTTTTTCAAG GATTATGAGAGTGATGATAAGTTCCCCATACCTGATGATCGTGTTAGTCACTTGCTACCTACATCATATCAAGATATGATAGTGAGGGTGTATTCTAAAAAGCCTGAACTG GTGGGGGCAATTTCTGAGGCTTTTGAAAATTTCCAGTTACAGACGTATGGGATTAAAGCACAAGTTCATTCAACAccagagaagaagaaacaacGCCGTCTATAA
- the LOC122302574 gene encoding protein farnesyltransferase subunit beta — MDCSAATPTVTQRNQWMVEHQIFQIYDLFASLPPNAKSAMLELQRDNHMEYLTKGLKRLDPSFSVLDANRPWICYWILHAIALLGECVEPELEDNVIEFLSRCQDPNGGYAGGPGQMPHLATTYAAVNALITVGGERSLSSINREKLYTFFQRMKQPSGAFRMHDAGEIDVRACYTAISVASVLNILDNELVWNVGDYIVSCQTYEGGIAGEPGAEAHGGYTFCGFATMILINEVNRLDLAGLLNWVAFRQSRECGFQGRTNKLVDSCYSFWQGGVFALLQRVHSILDEELGHLHSGGDCTNDPQQTGMTSDISKGEESSGGTLSQVDEACHSRLGGLHAPLNLNSIDYDFIKQPAEEQPLFHSLALQQYILLCAQVMEGGLRDKPGKPRDYYHTCYSLSGLSVCQYSESPDEDFPPLTSAVMGPYSNLLERIHPLFNVVVDRYYEAHEFFATL; from the exons ATGGACTGCTCGGCGGCGACACCGACGGTGACTCAGCGGAACCAGTGGATGGTCGAGCATCAAATTTTTCAGATATACGACCTCTTCGCTTCCCTTCCCCCCAACGCCAAGTCCGCCAT gtTGGAACTTCAGCGTGATAATCACATGGAGTACCTCACCAAAGGTCTCAAACGACTCGATCCCTCGTTTTCCGTCTTGGATGCCAA TCGACCTTGGATTTGCTACTGGATCCTGCACGCTATCGCTTTACTGGGGGAGTGTGTTGAACCTGAACTAGAAGACAATGTCATTGAATTTCTTAGTCGTTGTCAG GACCCAAATGGTGGATATGCTGGTGGACCTGGACAG ATGCCTCATCTTGCAACAACCTATGCCGCGGTAAATGCACTCATCACTGTGGGTGGGGAGAGATCTTTGTCATCAATAAATAG AGAAAAGTTGTACACATTCTTTCAGCGAATGAAACAACCAAGTGGGGCCTTCAG GATGCATGATGCAGGAGAAATTGATGTTCGGGCTTGCTACACTGCCATTTCT GTTGCAAGTGTTCTGAACATATTGGATAATGAATTGGTTTGGAATGTTGGAGATTACATCGTAAG CTGTCAGACTTATGAAGGTGGCATTGCTGGGGAACCTGGCGCTGAAGCTCATGGTGG GTACACCTTTTGTGGGTTTGCCACCATGATTTTGATCAATGAGGTTAATCGTTTGGACTTGGCTGGTTTACTC AATTGGGTGGCATTTCGACAGAGCAGGGAATGCGGATTTCAGGGGAGAACAAATAAATTAGTTGATAGTTGCTACTCATTTTGGCAG GGAGGTGTGTTTGCATTATTACAAAGAGTACATTCTATTCTTGATGAAGAACTTGGACACCTGCATTCTGGAGGAGACTGCACCAATGATCCCCAACAAACTGGTATGACATCTGATATATCCAAAGGGGAAGAAAGTTCAGGCGGTACATTGTCTCAAGTTGATGAGGCTTGCCATTCTAGGCTGGGAg GCCTGCATGCTCCGCTAAATTTAAACAGTATTGACTATGATTTCATCAAGCAGCCTGCAGAAGAGCAGCCTCTTTTTCACAGTTTGGCCCTGCAACAATACATACTTTTATGTGCACAG GTGATGGAGGGCGGATTAAGAGACAAACCAGGGAAGCCTAGGGACTATTATCACACATGTTATTCTCTAAGCGGCCTCTCAGTGTGTCAGTATAGTGAGTCGCCGGACGAGGATTTTCCACCATTGACCAGTGCAGTAATGGGTCCCTATTCCAATCTCTTGGAACGCATCCACCCTCTATTCAACGTCGTGGTAGATCGATACTATGAAGCACATGAATTCTTTGCGACGTTATGA
- the LOC122302576 gene encoding photosystem I assembly factor PSA3, chloroplastic, giving the protein MVVVSTATSTLPSPGANLSTHFTNKTICKPVSPLLQFFQQIYGCPTRPSRSKVPNSSGVVLSVRAYMENPNSVSGFANKVIGSLPVVGLIARILSDEGGLGGDVIDFAEFRRRVGKKCSVSDSRAFYEFQDRRGRAGDPLYVLLCCWLAAVGAGLLKSEEILEGVARLRISNDIEFEEENFIAMMNEAKERRAKSKVTNPPIPMEIRVEKALEAIYVCCFGKDPIEDIDKSLLYVILGAVFPSVVQSEIQRIVDEKARRVTEGSDGTNVVEPRPITKEAVQMQMKDLEFLKQNKDT; this is encoded by the exons ATGGTGGTTGTGTCTACTGCCACTTCCACTCTACCTTCTCCCGGCGCCAACCTGTCAACCCATTTCACCAATAAAACAATCTGCAAGCCAGTCTCGCCCCTACTACAGTTCTTCCAACAAATCTATGGCTGCCCCACGAGACCCAGTAGGTCCAAAGTGCCGAACTCTAGTGGGGTGGTCTTGTCTGTTCGAGCTTACATGGAGAATCCCAACTCTGTCTCTGGTTTCGCCAACAAGGTCATCGGCTCTCTCCCTGTTGTTGGCCTAATAGCCAGAATCCTGAGTGACGAAGGTGGCCTTGGCGGCGATGTTATTGATTTCGCAGAGTTCAGAAGGCGGGTGGGCAAGAAGTGCAGCGTTTCTGATTCTAGAGCTTTCTACGAGTTCCAAGATCGACGAGGCCGG GCAGGGGATCCATTGTATGTTCTACTATGCTGTTGGTTAGCTGCCGTTGGTGCTGGGCTTCTCAAATCTGAGGAGATTTTGGAGGGGGTAGCGAGGCTTCGGATTTCAAATGACATCGAGTTTGAAGAGGAGAATTTCATCGCCATGATGAATGAGGCAAAAGAG AGACGTGCGAAGTCAAAGGTTACTAATCCGCCCATCCCAATGGAGATTCGAGTTGAGAAGGCTCTTGAAGCAATCTATGTTTGTTGCTTTGGGAAGGACCCGATTGAGGACATAGATAAGAGTCTATTATATGTCATACTTGGTGCTGTATTCCCATCAGTTGTGCAATCAGAGATTCAAAGGATTGTCGATGAGAAGGCGAGGAGAGTAACAGAAGGCAGCGATGGGACCAATGTTGTGGAGCCAAGGCCTATAACGAAAGAAGCCGTACAGATGCAAATGAAGGACCTCGAATTCCTTAAACAAAACAAGGATACTTAA
- the LOC122302573 gene encoding deoxynucleoside triphosphate triphosphohydrolase SAMHD1 homolog isoform X3, whose protein sequence is MGAYCNDNLHPSSMHGFLSSEDLRLYKHVHDNVHGNIYLDPLCLKFIDTQEFQRLRDLKQLGLAHLVYPGAVHSRFEHSLGVYSLASEAVHKLKNYQGLELGIDHFDIQTVKLAGLLHDVGHGPFSHLFEREFLPRVLADHWSHEEMSVKLVDCIVDEHHIDVDPEMIKRVKEMILASSNYSLPKGSREKRFLYDIVANGQNGIDVDKFDYIIRDCRACGLGCNFQFQRLMETMRVMGDEICYRAKEYLTIHKLFATRADLHRTVYTHSKVKAIELMVADALLKANDYLEISSYTQDPSEYWKLDDTIIKTIETAPNQELKESRDLILRIRSRNLYQFCNEYAVPKDRLENFKDVTPQDIVCSQSFASSLFLLLPQCHDASPFNRCRSAIAQTHTHSHVVPASRLLVFSLVA, encoded by the exons ATGGGAGCTTATTGCAACGACAACCTCCATCCGTCCTCGATGCACGGCTTCCTTTCCTCCGAAGATCTCAGGCTCTACAAGCACGTCCACGATAACGTCCACGGCAACATTTACCTCGACCCc CTCTGTTTGAAGTTTATTGATACCCAGGAGTTTCAAag GCTTCGTGACCTAAAGCAGCTTG GTCTTGCACACTTGGTTTATCCAGGTGCTGTGCATTCCAGGTTTGAACATTCTCTTGGGGTGTATTCGCTTGCAAGTGAAGCCGTTCACAAGCTTAAAAATTATCAG GGTTTGGAGCTTGGAATTGATCACTTTGATATTCAAACAGTGAAACTTGCAG GGCTTCTGCATGATGTGGGCCATGGGCCTTTCAGTCACTTGTTTGAACGGGAATTTCTTCCTAGGGTTCTTGCTGACCATTG GTCTCATGAGGAAATGTCAGTGAAGTTGGTTGACTGTATTGTTGATGAGCACCATATTGACGTTGACCCTGAAATGATTAAAAGAGTCAAG GAGATGATACTGGCAAGCTCTAACTATTCACTGCCAAAA GGTTCAAGGGAGAAGCGGTTCTTGTATGATATCGTTGCAAATGGCCAAAATGGAATTGATGTGGACAA GTTTGATTATATCATTCGTGACTGCCGAGCATGTGGTCTTGGATGCAACTTTCAGTTTCAGAG GTTAATGGAGACAATGCGAGTAATGGGTGATGAGATTTGCTATCGAGCTAAAGAAT ACCTTACCATCCACAAGTTATTTGCCACTCGAGCAGATCTGCACCGAACAGTTTATACACATTCCAAAGTCAAG gcAATAGAGCTTATGGTGGCAGATGCACTGCTAAAGGCAAATGATTATCTTGAGATTTCATCGTACACTCAAGATCCTTCTGAGTACTGGAAG CTAGATGACACAATAATTAAGACTATCGAGACCGCTCCAAACCAAGAACTAAAGGAATCTAGGGACTTGATCCTGCGTATTCGCAGCAGGAATTTGTACCAG TTTTGCAATGAGTATGCTGTACCAAAGGACAGACTAGAAAATTTCAAAGATGTCACTCCTCAAGATATCGTCTGTTCCCAG AGTTTTGCTTCTTCACTCTTCCTCTTGCTGCCACAATGCCACGACGCCTCGCCGTTCAACCGTTGTCGCTCAGCCATCGCACAAACTCACACTCACAGTCACGTCGTCCCAGCCTCCAGGCTTCTCGTCTTCTCCCTTGTTGCATGA
- the LOC122302577 gene encoding CASP-like protein 4A1, with protein sequence MSVNSNQEMEKYKEADKDKEAEAKNEPENQTHHIEKTESEPEPEQEKHINSHPTSPATHSVPPHSHPDDKPPSLPLDSSFPSSLSSHGHDLNHSFATDPAAPPVAAVNLLFRAHPMAAGAKLDPGAQDGFLSFGEVEAITISPDGANGGGGNLRLRPNLSILRRTRWDNMVKKALLSSRIFGFVLCLISFSVMAADKDQGWAIESFYRYKELRYCMAVNVIGFAYSGLQAYDLVNYITTGKHIVWHPLRRHFDFSMDQMLTYLLMSASSSAATRVYDWQSNWGKDKFPEMAGASVGLSFVASVAFALSSLISGYTLCKAS encoded by the exons ATGTCTGTGAACTCGAAccaagaaatggaaaaatacAAAGAAGCAGACAAGGATAAAGAAGCAGAAGCAAAGAATGAACCAGAAAACCAAACCCACCATATCGAAAAAACTGAATCAGAACCTGAACCAGAACAAGAAAAGCACATCAACTCACACCCAACATCACCCGCCACTCACTCTGTCCCTCCTCATTCCCACCCAGACGACAAACCCCCGTCGCTACCATTGGATTCCTCATTCCCTTCTTCACTTTCCTCCCACGGTCATGACCTCAATCACTCCTTCGCAACCGACCCAGCTGCCCCACCAGTGGCCGCGGTGAATCTTCTGTTCCGGGCACACCCAATGGCGGCAGGGGCCAAGTTGGACCCTGGAGCACAAGACGGCTTCCTCAGTTTCGGAGAAGTTGAAGCAATCACTATTAGCCCTGACGGTGCTAATGGCGGTGGAGGTAACCTAAGGTTGAGACCAAATCTTTCGATACTGAGGAGGACGAGGTGGGACAACATGGTGAAGAAGGCGTTGTTGTCGTCAAGAATTTTTGGGTTTGTGCTTTGCTTGATCTCCTTTTCGGTTATGGCGGCTGACAAGGATCAGGGTTGGGCTATTGAGTCTTTCTACCGGTACAAGGAATTAAG GTACTGTATGGCTGTGAATGTGATAGGGTTTGCATATTCAGGGCTGCAAGCGTATGATCTAGTGAATTATATCACCACCGGGAAACACATAGTCTGGCACCCCCTCCGTCGTCACTTTGATTTCTCAATGGATCAG ATGTTGACTTATCTTCTGATGTCAGCCTCATCATCTGCTGCCACCAGAGTTTATGACTGGCAATCCAACTGGGGTAAAGACAAGTTTCCTGAGATGGCAGGTGCATCCGTGGGATTGTCCTTTGTTGCATCTGTGGCCTTTGCCTTGAGCTCTCTCATTTCTGGTTATACCCTTTGTAAAGCCTCATAG
- the LOC122302575 gene encoding formate dehydrogenase, mitochondrial: MAMKRAATSAIKSVASSGNPLSSTLTRDLHASPGSKKIVGVFYKANEYASLNPNFVGCVEGALGIREWLESQGHQYIVTDDKEGPDCELEKHIPDLHVLISTPFHPAYVTAERIKKAKNLQLLLTAGIGSDHIDLNAAAAAGLTVAEVTGSNVVSVAEDELMRILILVRNFLPGYHQASSGDWNVAAIAHRAYDLEGKTVGTVGAGRIGRLLLQRLKPFNCNLLYHDRVKMDPELEKQTGAKFEEDLDAMLPKCDIVVINTPLTDKTRGLFDKERIAKCKKGVLIVNNARGAIMDAQAVADACSSGHIAGYGGDVWYPQPAPKDHPWRYMPNQAMTPHISGTTIDAQLRYAAGVKDMLDRYFKGEEFPPQHYIVKEGKLASQYQ, from the exons ATGGCTATGAAGCGTGCTGCTACTTCTGCGATTAAATCTGTTGCTTCCTCCGGGAATCCGTTGTCCTCGACTCTCACTAGGGACCTGCAT GCCTCTCCTGGAAGCAAGAAAATTGTGGGGGTTTTTTACAAGGCCAATGAGTATGCTTCTTTGAATCCCAACTTTGTGGGTTGCGTAGAGGGAGCTTTGGGGATACGCGAGTGGCTCGAATCACAAGGTCACCAATACATTGTCACCGATGACAAAGAAGGACCGGACTGTG AACTTGAGAAACACATTCCTGATCTCCACGTCCTCATTAGTACCCCCTTCCACCCGGCCTACGTTACGGCAGAAAGGATAAAAAAGGCCAAGAATTTGCAGCTGCTTCTCACAGCTGGAATTGgctctgatcatattgatttgaatgctgctgctgctgctggaTTAACTGTTGCAGAGGTCACAGGAAGCAATGTTGTCTCAGTTGCAGAAGATGAGCTTATGAGGATACTCATTCTTGTCCGGAACTTTTTACCTGGGTACCATCAGGCTAGTAGTGGGGATTGGAATGTTGCAGCTATTGCGCACAGGGCTTATGATCTTGAGGGAAAGACAGTTGGAACTGTTGGTGCTGGAAGAATTGGCAGGCTTTTGCTTCAACGTCTGAAACCTTTTAACTGCAATCTCCTTTATCATGATCGTGTGAAGATGGACCCTGAATTAGAGAAGCAGACTGGGGCAAAGTTTGAGGAGGATCTGGATGCAATGCTTCCCAAATGTGACATTGTTGTCATCAACACTCCTCTAACTGACAAGACAAG AGGGTTGTTTGACAAAGAAAGGATCGCAAAGTGTAAGAAGGGAGTCCTGATTGTTAACAATGCTAGAGGAGCAATCATGGATGCACAAGCAGTTGCTGATGCTTGCTCTAGCGGACATATTGCAG GTTATGGTGGTGATGTTTGGTACCCACAACCAGCTCCCAAGGACCATCCATGGCGTTACATGCCAAACCAGGCCATGACCCCTCATATTTCTGGCACCACCATTGATGCACAG CTTCGATATGCTGCTGGAGTCAAGGATATGCTTGATAGGTACTTCAAAGGTGAAGAATTTCCTCCTCAACACTATATTGTGAAGGAGGGCAAACTAGCAAGCCAGTACCAGTAA
- the LOC122302573 gene encoding deoxynucleoside triphosphate triphosphohydrolase SAMHD1 homolog isoform X4 has protein sequence MGAYCNDNLHPSSMHGFLSSEDLRLYKHVHDNVHGNIYLDPLCLKFIDTQEFQRLRDLKQLGLAHLVYPGAVHSRFEHSLGVYSLASEAVHKLKNYQGLELGIDHFDIQTVKLAGLLHDVGHGPFSHLFEREFLPRVLADHWSHEEMSVKLVDCIVDEHHIDVDPEMIKRVKEMILASSNYSLPKGSREKRFLYDIVANGQNGIDVDKFDYIIRDCRACGLGCNFQFQRLMETMRVMGDEICYRAKEYLTIHKLFATRADLHRTVYTHSKVKAIELMVADALLKANDYLEISSYTQDPSEYWKLDDTIIKTIETAPNQELKESRDLILRIRSRNLYQFCNEYAVPKDRLENFKDVTPQDIVCSQKNGGVILKVEDVAISNVRIDLTRGRHNPLERIMRVMISSPYLMIVLVTCYLHHIKI, from the exons ATGGGAGCTTATTGCAACGACAACCTCCATCCGTCCTCGATGCACGGCTTCCTTTCCTCCGAAGATCTCAGGCTCTACAAGCACGTCCACGATAACGTCCACGGCAACATTTACCTCGACCCc CTCTGTTTGAAGTTTATTGATACCCAGGAGTTTCAAag GCTTCGTGACCTAAAGCAGCTTG GTCTTGCACACTTGGTTTATCCAGGTGCTGTGCATTCCAGGTTTGAACATTCTCTTGGGGTGTATTCGCTTGCAAGTGAAGCCGTTCACAAGCTTAAAAATTATCAG GGTTTGGAGCTTGGAATTGATCACTTTGATATTCAAACAGTGAAACTTGCAG GGCTTCTGCATGATGTGGGCCATGGGCCTTTCAGTCACTTGTTTGAACGGGAATTTCTTCCTAGGGTTCTTGCTGACCATTG GTCTCATGAGGAAATGTCAGTGAAGTTGGTTGACTGTATTGTTGATGAGCACCATATTGACGTTGACCCTGAAATGATTAAAAGAGTCAAG GAGATGATACTGGCAAGCTCTAACTATTCACTGCCAAAA GGTTCAAGGGAGAAGCGGTTCTTGTATGATATCGTTGCAAATGGCCAAAATGGAATTGATGTGGACAA GTTTGATTATATCATTCGTGACTGCCGAGCATGTGGTCTTGGATGCAACTTTCAGTTTCAGAG GTTAATGGAGACAATGCGAGTAATGGGTGATGAGATTTGCTATCGAGCTAAAGAAT ACCTTACCATCCACAAGTTATTTGCCACTCGAGCAGATCTGCACCGAACAGTTTATACACATTCCAAAGTCAAG gcAATAGAGCTTATGGTGGCAGATGCACTGCTAAAGGCAAATGATTATCTTGAGATTTCATCGTACACTCAAGATCCTTCTGAGTACTGGAAG CTAGATGACACAATAATTAAGACTATCGAGACCGCTCCAAACCAAGAACTAAAGGAATCTAGGGACTTGATCCTGCGTATTCGCAGCAGGAATTTGTACCAG TTTTGCAATGAGTATGCTGTACCAAAGGACAGACTAGAAAATTTCAAAGATGTCACTCCTCAAGATATCGTCTGTTCCCAG AAAAATGGTGGAGTGATACTAAAGGTGGAGGATGTTGCTATTAGCAATGTCAGGATTGATTTGACTCGCGGAAGGCATAATCCTCTAGAGAG GATTATGAGAGTGATGATAAGTTCCCCATACCTGATGATCGTGTTAGTCACTTGCTACCTACATCATATCAAGATATGA